The genomic segment TTCCTTCTTTTGATAAATTTCAAAGTAGTGTAAATCAAAGATTAATGTTTTTAAAACTTTTTAATGAACAAGTACCTTGCTCACTGAAATTTTCAAAAGAGGAAATCTCTTTATGTAATAAAATCTCTTTATTTGAAACTTTTATTAGTAAAGTATATTTTAATTTACAATGTAATTTTTCTTACTCTTCAAATATTAAGATTGATATTGAAAAAACAGTATTAATAAATAAATTTCTAAAAAAAGTTAGATTAAGAACAGAATCTATTCCTACAAAATACTCTATTTTTACCAAAAACATTAATAATTTAAAAAAATCAACTGACTTAATAATAATTCTTTTAGAGAATGATTTCTCTTTCTTTTTAGATGGAAATAGTTGTTTTAAAAGATTTGTATCTAATAAAATTCTTAACTCTGCCCATAATAGAGAAGTAAATGTTAGTGATGATTCAATTGACATTATTTCTCATGAACAGATGTTTCAAACAAAAATATTCACTTTTTGGGAGTTTATAAATAGCAAAAAACTTGATATTGATAAACATATTAAAAAAGCAATTAAATGTATAAAAGAGAGTGATTTCAAACAAGTTTATTTAGTATATCCCAAAAATGATGATTTTTGTAAACACGTAAGTGTTAGATGTAATGATATTAGTAGCAGCGAGTACAACATAAAGTTAGTTCCATACTCTATGCGTTCAACTTTAAGATAATTTTATAAAAAAGGAAAAATATGAAAGCAATATTCTATGCAACAAGTACAGGAAATACAGAAGAGGTTGCAAATAAAATACATGAAAAACTAGATGGATTTGAATTAATAGATATTTCAAGTGATGGTGTAGAAAAGATGAAGGATTGTGAATCAATTGTTTTAGGTGTATCAACTTGGGGTGAGGGTGAGCTACAAGATGATTGGGAAGATTGTTTTGATGATATTCAAGAAATTGATTTCAAAGATAAGAAAGTAGCACTTTTTGGTTTAGGTGATCAAGAGAGTTATGGGCATGAGTTTGTAGATGCTTTAGGAATTATGTATGAAACTTTAATTGAACAAAATGCAAAGATTATAGGAAAAACATCAACTGATGGTTATGAGTATGATTATTCAAAAGCTGAGGTAGATGGAGAGTTTGTTGGATTAGTAATTGATGAAGATAATCAAGAAGATTTAACAGATGAAAGAGTTGAAAACTGGTGTAATGAAATAAAAAGTTTAATATAGTATTGATAATTGTTCTTATAATCAAGAAAGATTAAAGTTTATTTTGTTACTATTCTAATTCAATTCAAGCTGGTTGAATTACACACAAGGAGAAATTTAATGAAAAAAATAAGTTTAATTGCAGCATCGTTACTATTAACAAGTAATTTAGTTGCAAATAGTTTTGATGAGGCTTTTAAAGCTGGAACTGTAAGTGGTGATATCACATTATATGGTGAAAAACAAGATAATAGTGGTGGAAACAAAGATTCTGGTTTTTCAATGGGTTCTATTGGACTTTCTTATGAGACTGGTGAGTTAAATGGTTTTAAAGCAGCAGTTGGATTTAGAGGAAATCATGATTTTTCAGAAGTAGAAGAAGATGATTATTCTGATGGAAGTGAAAAAGAAGCAATTGTTCATACTGCTAATATCTCATATGCAAATGAGTATTTAGGATTAACTCTTGGTAGACAAGAGATTGATTTAGAGTGGTTAGGTGATTACCATGAAGCAGCAGTTCTTGGAGTTACAGCAATTCCTGATACAACAGTTGTTTTAGGATATACAAATAGAAATGCAGTTGCAGATGTAGATGCTCCTTTAGAAGACTTTGCTGACTTTGGTGAAACATCAGAAGGTAAAGAGATTGACTTTGCTGCTGTATTAGATGCAAAATATGAAGGTGTAAAAGGTTTAGTTGTAAACCCTTACTATTATGATGCAGATAATTTAGCTAACTGGTATGGTTTAAAAGTTGATTATGATACTGATATGTTTGGTGTAACTGTACATGGTGCAAGTTCAAATGAAGATGTTTCTGGAACTAAAGATGGAGATATCGCTCACATTGAAGGTAGATTAAATATTGCAGGATTTGGATTTAACCTTGGATATGTAACTACAGACAATAATGGTGGAGTTGGTTCTATGGCTGCACTAGGTGATAACATTAATCCATTTGATGCCTTAAGAGGTGGAGATGGTGAAAAAGTTTATGAAGCAGATGCACAAACAACTTATTTAAATGTAAACTATGAGATTTCTGGTGTTGAACTAGGAGCTATGTATGGTGAGATGGAATATGGTAGTGACAAAGATAAAGAGTTTGATTTTACTGTAGATTATGGTATTACTGATAACTTATCTATTGGTGCATTATATGTAAATCTTGATGCTGAAGATAGTGACAATGATTACGATAAATTAACTTTAACAGTTGAGTATTCATTCTAATCTAAATGATTAATAAACAAGGAAGAGACTCCTAAGCTCTTCCTTGTAAGATTATTTTATATAATCTCTTCTTTTCCTAATTCTGAAAATTCATTATCTACAATAGCATCTTCATGGAAGTATTCAATTTTATTTTCTGCTGTTTCTAAGTTTTTAAACTTTGCAATATGAAAAATAGCATCCCCTTCTTGTATTAAAGGAATTTCTGATTTTCCAATTATTATTCCATCAAAGGCAGCTTTTATCTCATAACTCATATCATCCAAAGGTTCATCAACATAAGCTATAACTTCATCTTCTTTAACTGTTTCACCTAAGCCTTTAATAGTTCTTATAATTCCACTTTCAGTTGACCTAATCCATTGGCTTGTTCTTGCAATAATAGGAAGAGAAAACTTTTTTCTCTTTGTTGTATTAGGAAGCATTTGAGTCTCCCTTAAGACATTTACTATGCCTTTTACTCCAATTCTAATTGATTTTTCATCAAATCTTAGGGCTTCTCCTGCTTCATAAAGTAAAACAGGAATTCCTTTATTTTGGGCTTCTTCTCTTAAAGAACCATCTCTTAGCTCTGAGTGTAAAACAACAGGTGCTTCAAAAGCTTTTGCAAGATTATATGTAAAAGGATTATTCAAGTCTGTACGTACTTGTGGTAAGTTTGATTTATGAATAGAAGCTGTATGTAAATCTATTCCAAAATCACATTTTGTAACGATTTCATCAAAAAATATTTTTGCAATTCTACTAGCTAGTGAACCTTTTTTTGAACCAGGAAAAGAGCGATTTAAGTCTCTTCTATCTGGCATATATCTTGATAAGGTTGTAACCCCATAGGTATTTACAATAGGTATTAAAATCAAAGTCCCTTTTAGTTTTTTAAGAATAGTTAATTTTCTTAGTCTTCTAATAATTTCAATACCATTTAATTCATCCCCATGAATTGCAGCACTTACAAAAATAGTTGGACCATCTTTTCTTCCTCTTATGATTCTAATGGGTAGTTTCATGGGAGAATGATAAAGTTTTGGAAGCTTTAAATCCAAAGTTATATTTGAATTTGCTTCTATTTCAGTATCAGCTATTATTAGCTTCTTCATAGTTTATGCTCCGATACTATCTCTTTTAATTCTTCTTTTTTTATCTCCAGGGTTTGGTACACTTTTTTCAATATAGTCCATAATTTTTCCAGCAATATCAATACCAGTTGATTTTTCTATTCCTTCTAATCCTGGACTTGAATTCACTTCCATCACAAGAGGACCACGACTAGATGGAATCATATCAACTCCACAAACCCCAAGACCCATAGCTTTTGCAGCTGCTAAAGCCGTTGATTTCTCTTTTCTATTTAGTTTATAAGAAGTTGCACTTCCACCTTGGTGTAAGTTTGATCTAAAGTCACCTTCTGCACCTTGTCTTCTCATTGCTCCAACAACTTCACCACCAACAACTAAAGCTCTAATATCAGCTCCTCCAGCTTCTTCAATAAACTCTTGAACTAATAAGTTTACATCCATTCCATAAAAGGCATCAAGAACTGATTTTGCAGCTTTTTCACTATCAACTAAAACTACTCCAACCCCTTGAGTTCCTTCTAAAATTTTTAAAACTAAAGGTGCTCCACCACTTAAAGCAATAACATCTTTTGCACTAGATTTATTTGAGGCAAAAACAGTTCTTGGCATATCAACACTATTTTTTGATAAAACTTGTAAACTTCTAAGTTTATCTCTACTTCTAGCAATAGCAAGGTTTCCAGATGTACTAAAAACATCCATCATCTCAAAGTGTCTAACCATTGCAGTTCCATAGAATGTTCTACTTGCACCAATTCTTGGAATGATAGCATCTGGAACAGGAAGTTTTTTACCTAAGTAGTTGATTAAAAGTTCACCTTTGATAATCTCAATTGTACATTTAAGATAGTCGATTACTCTTATCTCCCAACCTCTTTGTTCCCCAGCTTCTACTAATCTTTGTGTTGAGTAAAGACTAGAATTTCTTGATAAAATATATACTTTCATTTTTTCTCACTTATTGTTTAGATAAATACTCTTTTGATACATCAACTAGAAATTTTTCACTTAAAAACCTTCTGCCTATTAGCATAGGTAGTTTCATATCAGCTCTATTTGTAAGAGTAATTACACTCTTGTACTTTTTACCCATAAACTCTACAGTAACTTTTATAGATGGTCTAGTTTGTAGTTGTCCATTTGAACTTCTAACTTTTTTTAGTTTATAAAGTGGCATTTTCATTCTTTTGCCATGATAAGAAGGATGAATATCATCAAGTAGTGTAAAGTGTACTACATCGTTTTCAATCTTAATATCATCACAGTGTAAAGCATTAGAATCTGCTCCTGTGTCAACTTTAGCATCTAATTCAAAAAGTTCTAAATCAATTATGGAAATTAACTCTTTTTTCCCTACGATTTTCACAAGTAAATACTCTCATATTAAGATGTAATAAATTTAATTTATTACATTATGCTATCATAAAATTATTAAAAAAGTAAATCAAAAATCTATATAGTTTTTATTTTATAAGATTAAAAGAAGAGGATTATTCCTCTTCTAATAAGTGTTCGTATCTTTTGTCAGTTAAAAGTTTCATAAATGCTACTAAAGCATCTATTTTTCTTTCGTTTTGTTTTTTTGCTTTTAAGTCTTCTAAAGAGATTGTTCCTTCAACTTCTGGTTTATCCCAAGCCTTACCAGTCTCTGGATTAATAGTTCTTTCTTTATTGTTATATTTATCATAAAATAAAACTACAGTTCTTAAATCTTTAAATACACCATTGTGCATATATGGACCAGTTACTGCTACATTTCTAAGTGTTGGAACTTTATGTTTCCCTAAATGTTTTTCATCAGTAACTTTTGGGTTTGCTAATAAACCTTTATCAATATCTTTTACACCATTTTTAGCTCTTAACTCATGGTTTATAGGTGTTCCAATATTGTGATACTCAAAGTTTGTAAAAGTTTCACCTTCTGAATCTTCTGCTTTACTAAGGTGACAATTTGCACAAGAGTTGTTTGCATTTGAGAAAAATAGTGATCTACCTAAGTCTTCAAGGGGTGTTAAGTCATACTCTCCTCTTAAAAATCTATCATATTTTGAATCAAAGGGAGCAAACTCTTTTGTTTGTTCAAATTTTTCAATTGAATCAGTCATCGCTGTGTATGCTTTTTCATTTGAAGAGAAAATATCTTTTCCATAGATAGTTTTGAAAGTCTCTATATAATAAGGGTTTTCTTTTAGTCTATCTACAACAGCCTTTTTTGATGGCATTCCCATTTCAATAGGGTTTGTTGGAGGACCTCCTGCTTGACCTGCTAAAGTATCTTCTCTTCCATCCCAAAACTGTCCACCAATATATTGCTTACTTTTTTTATCATAATGAAACTTTGGACTAAACATAGCATATGCTGCACTTGGAGCTTGTCTATCACCTAATGACTTCCCATCATCACCCAGTGATGCCATAGCTTTTACTCCATTGTCTCTGTCATCTGCAAAACCTCTCTCTGGATTATGGCAAGTAGCACAAGCTTGAGTTCTATTTTTTGAAAGATTTTTATCAAAAAATAAAACCTTTCCTAATTGTTCTTTTTGTTTTATTTGCTTTTGAATTTCTTCTTTAGATAAAGTAGAGTTTGTACAACCAGTTACAAGTAAAGCAGTAGTTGCAAGGGCAACTAAATTTAAATATTTCACTAACTTCTCCTTCTTAAAATATTTATAAATGGTAATAGTAATAAGTTTTTTATTGACCTGTACTCTTTCATTTGCTCTTTTCTAAGTCCAAATTTTAATACTTGAACTTCATTGGATAGTTTTAGCGTTCCAAAAACTCTATCCCAAATGCTTAAGTATCCACCATAGTTTTTATCAAAAGACTTTTTACTATGGTGAATTTGATGTTGTTTTGGTGAAATAAGCCACTTTTCTAAGAAGCTAAAATAAGCAAGGGGGATATGTGAGTGTCTTAAATTTGAACCTAAAAAAGAGAAAACAAATACAAACATATTAGCTCCAACTATTTCTATAATTCCAATTTTTGAACCAAAAAAGTATAAAAATACACCTGTTGTAAGACCTATACTTAATGAGTATCGAAATCCAAAAAGAATATTTTCAACTGGATGAACTCTGTAAAAAGTTAAAGGGTTTAAAACTTTTGCACTATGATGTATCTTATGGAACTCCCAAAGAAAAGGAATAGTATGTAAAAATCTATGTAGCCAGTATCTAGTAAAGTCACTTATTACAAAAAGGGTTACTGTATATAAAATAATTACCGCTTCATAAGAAAGAGAATTTATGTGATTAAATCCAAACTCTAAATAAAGAAGCTTTCTTATATACAAAGCAACACTATTTGCACTAATTACTATTGGAAAAATTATTGCGATTTTAATAAAGTATGAAAGAACAAAGTAGTAATAATCAAGTTTTGCACTAGGATGAAGCCACAAAGCTTTAGATAAATTTGTTCTAATATACTTCTTATTAAAGTATAAATAAACCATTGCAATAGCAACTGATGAGATAATATAAACCCAGAAAGTTCTTTTATCTGGGTTTATTAAATACTCAAAGAGTAAAAGGTCGTTCAATTTTAGTCACCATCTGCATCAATGATTTTTGCATTGATTGATAACTCTTCAATTAAATCTAAAAATAGAACAACATGAATAGTATTTGTTACTTCATAAAGCTCTTTTGCATCTTTAAAATTATCATTTTTAATTTTTTTATTTAAAGAGATTGCCTTAGTAATTGAGTTTCTTAAAACATTAACTTGTTCATTATGTGTTAAGTCCACAAGGTAGTTTCCATAATCATAGTAAGCTTTATTATTGAAAACATTTTTGTAAGTATTTAAAATAGAATCAATAGCGAATGAAGAGTTTTTACTAATAAAATATTCTCCTCTTTTATTATCAAAACTGTCTTTGTATTTTTTACTTAAACCAACTACATCTCCAATTCTCCACTCTTTTAGTTTATAAGTGTTTTGAATAAGTTTATTGATTAGAATTCCATTTGCCTTTTTTAAATCACTTAAAAAAGTTTTGTGTAGGGCTTTATATTCATTATTAATATCTTCAAGATGAGACTTAATTCTTTTTATAATAGTAAGTGTGATTTCATTTACTCTTTTGTCTTTAATATCTTTTGTATGTAATACGTACTCTAAAGCATTGATTGATTTAAGTGAATTCTTAAATAGAGCAATTTTTGCTGCATCTTTACTCTCTATTGCACGGTCTAACTGAACTTTGATATCTTCATTTCCGTGGTGATAAATATCAATTAATCTTGGAGTGTCAATATAGTCTTCATTTAATTCACCTAAAATATATGTCGATTGCACACTTTTCCATGACTTAACAAGATTTTTAAACTCTTGTTTTGCCTCTTCAGTTTTGCTATTTCTAACTTCTTTTTCTAAAGCTTTAATATCCTCTACGGCTTTTTGTGAATCTTTTAAAATCACTTGCTCATAGATTGTATTTAACATTTCTTTATTTTTAATATCTATATTTTCAACTTTTTCATTTGCAAAAGATATAGAAGTTAAACAAAGTATTGTTAGAACTATTTTAAATATTTTCATTTTATAACCTCTCTAAAAATTTTAGTAGTTTTTCTCTTTTTTGTTTGTCTAAGTGCATGAAAGCTTCTTTAGAAGCTTGTGCCTCACCACCATGCCAAAGAATTGCTTCTTGGAAATTTCTTGCTCTTCCATCATGTAGTAGTCTTGGCTTTTTATTATTGATTTTTTGATGTAAACTTAAACCCCATAAAGCAGGAGTTCTCCATTCACTTCCACTTGCATCAAACTCTGTTCTTCCATCTGCTAAACCTTCACCCATATCATGTAATAAAAGATCTGTAAAAGGTGAAATCTTAAGTCCACTTTTTGTAGTAAATGAATCTATATGACATTTTGCACAAGAGATTTGTTTAAATAGGGCTAAACCTTCTTCATACTCTTTATCTTTTTTTGCACTATATGTTTGTCTTTTTTTAATATAAAAGTCTACAGCTTGAAGTCTAAAATCAGGCAAATCTATTTGATGTCTAGCTTTAGGAGCTTCCTTACAAGCTACTTGTTTATCTGTACATTTATCTTTTGGAAAAATAGAAGTTGTTAGTCCCATATCATTTATAGCTGCATCAGCACTTTGATGTAAGATTGTTGTATTCGCTGCTTTCCAAGAGTATTTCCCTATCTCTTTTTTCTTTGTAATAGGAGAATAAGCATAGTTTACTCGTCCTGAAATACCATCTTTATTTTTATCAAATTCATCAACATTTGCTAAGATTTGTTCATTTGGAATATCTTCTATAAGACCTAAACCATTTAGTGATGGTGCAATTCTAAAAGTGATAATAGTATCTTTGTGAAGTTCTCCATATTGTAAATCATTTAATACATAGTTTGGTTTTAAGATAGTATCAACTTCTCCATCGGGAAACTTAACTTCTATCTCATCAAACTTTATTTCTGGTTTTGCTTCATATTTTACTTTAGCTGTTCCATTTATAGCAACTTGACCACCATAACTTGGTTCTGGTATTAAAGCATTTGTTTTAAGAAACTCTATCTCTTCTTTTAATCCTTTAGAAGGAATTGAAAGTTTAGGGATTACTGCACGTGAAAGTGTTCCATTTTCGTTGTAAAGATTTCCTCTACCATTACTTGGGTGACAACTATTACATGTGTTTGCATTAAAAAGGGGTCCTAATCCATCTCTTGCTGTTGTTGCACTTGGAGCTTCAACCCAAGGGATTTTAAAAAAACTTCTTCCTAATATAAACTTATCATACTCTTCATCACTTAGATTTTCTACATGTTTAAGTAGAGTTTTTTTATCTTGCGTATGAGTTATTTCAGAACCATTTGCTAAAACCGCAAAAAGCCCAGTAGCAAAAAGTGCTACGAGGCTTTTATTTATAAGGGTTTTTGAAATTGATTTGAAATTAGATTTTTGTTTCTTCTGGATCTGTAACATCGTCTGTACTTAAAGAAATTCCATTTGCTTTTGCAACTGTAACCATTTCATCACCAAGTTTTCTCATTTCATTTTTAAGTTTTACAATAACTTTTGCCATTGGGTTATCTGGCTGAATTTGATAATCAAAGTGCTCTTTTGTCTTTGCAGTTTCATCAACTTTTGCAATTTTTTCTTCAATAGAAGTCATTAATGCAACAATTCTAGCTTTGTCTTCTTTTGAAACTTTATCTAATAATGCAGCACCATATGCTTTACCATTATAAGTTGAAGTTAAAATATTTTTGAAACCTAAGTAGTTTGTTACAATATCTCTATGAGTATTGTCAGAGAAGCAAGAATGCTCATCTTCTTCTGATGGAGTTAAAACAGCAACTGCAATTCTTTCATTTGCAAGTTCTGATTTAATAAATACACCCATTCCAGCGATAACTTGTTTTAAAGCTTCTTCTCTTGTTAAGTTTTTAGAAGCATTTTCACCTGTTAATTTTCCTTGGAATGCAGCTTGATATAAACCATCTTTATTCCAAGCAGAAGTTACAACTTCTAAATCAGAAACGATTTTTTGTGCAGATGCTTTTAAGTAAGCTAATCTTCTTTGAGAGTTTACATCAGAAGTAAAATCAGAAAGTGGTCTTTGCCCAGCAGTTTTAGCTCCATTTGTGATTGAATCTTTTACAAAGTTTGAGTAATCTTGGTCTTGTCCCCATAATAAGAACTCAACAGCATGGTATCCTGTAGAAACATTTGCTTCTCCACCATTTTCATTTAAAGCAGTTAAAGCATCAACAGTAATAGAAGTTACATCAACAACAGATGAATCTTCACCACCTGGGTTAAACTTACCTTTTGTATCAATGATATTTCCACTTGTTTTAGCACCATTAGCATCAATAGTATAATCAATCATATTTTCATCTAATGGCCAAGCATTTAATTGCCCTTCTAATGCACCATATTTATTAGCAACCCAACCTTCTTCTGCATCAATTGGACCATTTGCAAGTCTGAAGATTTCAGTTTGTCCATAAGATTCTCTTGAAACTAACCAAGCATCTTTTGCTGCTTGTAAAGTTTTTTCAGTAGGATTTGCTGCAAATTTATTAATAGCATTTTGTAATGCTTTTGCATCATTTAGTGCATCATTGTAGTTATCATGTGCAATTTTTGCATAAGAACTTAAGATATCACCTTTTTCCATATGATGGTGAGAATGTGCTTTAGAATCTGCATTCGATGCTGCACAACCAGAAAATGCTAGCGCCGCTGCAAAACTAATACTTGCTGCTAATAATTTTGTTTTGTTCATATTTTTCCTTTTAGTTTTCTAAATGATAGTCGTTATCAAATAATAAGATGTATTCTAAAAAAATTACACTTAAATCATACTTAATATTGATAGTCTTTATCAATATTATAAATTGTTTATAGATTTTCTAATTGTATTTATAAGTTGAGTATTAATTGACTTCATGTCAATCTCATCTTTATAGCACTCATACTCTTCTAAGATAAACATATAGTTGTTTAATGTATTAATTAATTCTTTTTCATTAGTTAGCAATACTAATTTAGAAATAATTGACCTAATAGCTACCTTTTTTTCTGATAAGTTTTCACAAGTCATAGTTACAATCTCATCACTTAATACAGAAAAAGTATTAAGTTTCTTTTCTCTTAACCACTTTTTACTATCTTGTTTTTGAGAAATCTTAGAACTAATTACTGAATCAATTAACTTTGTAGCAATTGTTCCAACTAGTGCATTGCTTGCAAGAGTGTTTATAGCAGGTAGTGCAATCATTTTTATATCCTTTACTTGATAATAGCTATCAAAATTATAAGGGAAGAAGTCTTAAAAGTAGTTTAAAATGATAATTACTATCATTAATATTAAATTAAGAATATTTAGAATAGTATTTTGATACTGATTATTAAGGTTGAAAATGAAAAAAGAGTATCAAGAATCAAATTTACATAAAAAAAATATCAAAATTCATGGTAGGCTTTGGAAAGTTTATACACTAGCATTAGTAGTTAGTTTTGTAATTATATATATAAGAGGATAAGAATGAACAGTAAACACGGAATGACATTTGATGCATTTTTAAAGAACTTCAAACTACACGTATCAAAATTAGGATTTAAAAACTCAATTCAAAAGGATTATATTTTAAAGATTCTTTTTTACTCAGATGAACATTTAACTGCTGAGCAAATAGCATTTAAGGTAAAAGAAGAGTACAACATTGATGTAGGAATTGCAACTGTTTATAGAACAGTAAAGTTTTTTGAGGACTTAAATATTATTGATAGTTTAGATGTAGGTGATAGTGTAAAAAGATATGAACTTAAAATTTCAGAGCACCATGATCATTTAGTTTGTACTTCTTGCCATAAAATTATTGAGTTTTCTGATGATATTATTGAAGAAAAACAAGAATCAATTGCAAAAGATAATAACTTTATTCTAAAAGACCATGCAATGATAATTTATGGACTGTGTGAAGATTGTCAATAAAATAAAAAATGAATATAAATAAAAAAGTTTCACTTCTTTTTATAATAATCTTTATTTTCTCTTTTGTTCTAATCTCTTTTATTGTTAAAAGTAGGGTTGTAAATATTGAAAGTATAGAAGAGAAAATTACTATTAACAATGTAAAAAAAGTTCAAAGTATATTAAACAATTATTATGAAAAAGTAGAAAATATAAGCTATGAGTATTCAACTCATGATTTACTATTAAACTATATAAAAAACAATGATACTCAATCATTAAATAGTTTTTTTATAAACAAACCTGACTTTATGAAAAAACTAAATCTATCGTATTTTATTTTGCTTGATGAAAATAAAAAACCACTAATATCAAAATATTATGATTTAAGTTCAGAAGAGCAAATGGCTGTTCCTGAAGAACTTTTCTCTTTTTTAAATAAAACAAGTTTTGATGAACTCTCTTTATCTAGTAAAAATAGATATTTAACCTTAAATTTTGAAAAAGTATTATTTAGTTTTGAAAAGGTTTTAGTAAACAACGAAGTAGCGGGTTATGTCTTTACCGGTAGAGCTATTAATTCTTCTTTTTTGACTAAAATAAGTGATACTATAGGTGATTATGCAAGTTTAGTTAGCAATTATGAAGTAGATGATTTTAGTAAAATAAGTTTTGAAAATGATGTAATTGATTATAAGATAAAAGTTCAAGATGATGAAAAGCTATTTTACTATTTAAAGTTTTATGATGTTCTAGAAAAAGAAAACTTCTATATAAGATTCCAAAATAGTAGAGATGTTTACAATAATATGATTGTAGAGCTAAAATATATTCTATTTTTGTTTTTAGGAATGTTTTTTCTAACAATGATTGTGTTTTTTATTTTTATAAATAAACTTTTTGTAAATAGAATTAATTATATTGCAAATATCGTAAAGAAAGTATCTTTAAATGAGACATTAAAATATCAGTTAAGAGTTAGCTATGATGATGAAATCTCCTATTTAATTAGAAAAATAAATGAGATGTTCCGTGTGATAAATGCTCAACAAGATTTAACTTTAAAAAAAGAGAGAGACTTCTTACAGTCTGTTCTTGATACCCAACAAAATATTATTATGATAACTGATGGAAAAGAGATACAAAGTGTTAATAGAAAGTTTAAAGAGATATTTTTTAATACAGACAATTTTTTAGAAAATATTGCATTAATAGATAATAAAACAAAAGCAAACTTTATGGCAGTTGCAAAAAGGTACAACAATAAAGATATGCCAGCGAAGTTCAAACTAATAGATGACCAAGAGAAGTACTTTACTTTTCAAGTTTCTAAGTTAGATATTAGAAAGTATTTAATTTGTATGAATGATGTATCAACACTAAATCATAAAATAAATCATTTAACTTTTAAAGCAAGTACAGATGAACTAACAAGTGTTTATAATAAAGCTACAATAACTAACTATGCAAAAAGATGGCTTGAAGATAAAGACTTCTCTATGATTATCTTTGATATTGACTTCTTTAAAAAAATCAATGATACTTATGGACACTATGTTGGGGATTGCATTTTAAAAGAACTGGCAAAACTTATCTCTAAAGAGATATCAAAAGATGATATTTTAGGAAGATTTGGTGGTGAAGAGTTTTTACTTTTAATTGACGATACTTCAAGTGTAAATATTATAAAAATAGCAAACAGAATAAGAAAAGTCGTAGAAAAAGAGATTTTTGAAATAGATGAACATAAGATTCAAGTTACTATTTCAATGGGATGTACAGTATGTATATACGATGAAAAGTTTGAAACTGTATATAAAAGAGCAGATGAAGCTTTATATGAGGCGAAAAAAACAGGAAGAAATAAAGTTGTATTCTATTAATAAATAACATTTGTTGATAGTGATTCTAAATTTATAATAAGTTATTATTAAGAATAAGATACAATAATTACAAAAAGGAAT from the Arcobacter sp. F155 genome contains:
- a CDS encoding GGDEF domain-containing protein, producing MNINKKVSLLFIIIFIFSFVLISFIVKSRVVNIESIEEKITINNVKKVQSILNNYYEKVENISYEYSTHDLLLNYIKNNDTQSLNSFFINKPDFMKKLNLSYFILLDENKKPLISKYYDLSSEEQMAVPEELFSFLNKTSFDELSLSSKNRYLTLNFEKVLFSFEKVLVNNEVAGYVFTGRAINSSFLTKISDTIGDYASLVSNYEVDDFSKISFENDVIDYKIKVQDDEKLFYYLKFYDVLEKENFYIRFQNSRDVYNNMIVELKYILFLFLGMFFLTMIVFFIFINKLFVNRINYIANIVKKVSLNETLKYQLRVSYDDEISYLIRKINEMFRVINAQQDLTLKKERDFLQSVLDTQQNIIMITDGKEIQSVNRKFKEIFFNTDNFLENIALIDNKTKANFMAVAKRYNNKDMPAKFKLIDDQEKYFTFQVSKLDIRKYLICMNDVSTLNHKINHLTFKASTDELTSVYNKATITNYAKRWLEDKDFSMIIFDIDFFKKINDTYGHYVGDCILKELAKLISKEISKDDILGRFGGEEFLLLIDDTSSVNIIKIANRIRKVVEKEIFEIDEHKIQVTISMGCTVCIYDEKFETVYKRADEALYEAKKTGRNKVVFY